In one Rhodococcus sp. B50 genomic region, the following are encoded:
- a CDS encoding PadR family transcriptional regulator, whose amino-acid sequence MSLRFAILTALVERDSTGLELARRFDRSIGYFWPATHQQIYRELDRMRAGDLIREVPTDGKPGRGQPRRFTITADGRRLLRGWISESEDPDVVRSSVSVRLRAAAALDDPDSARPALEHQRVYRTALLEQYRAIEQRDFAEARGDARSTLQHLVLRLGIVLEETWLTWLDDTLDTIDRLDTTPDTSDDRSGTLSQAEHDHTSVPDPIHGS is encoded by the coding sequence ATGTCACTCAGGTTCGCCATCCTCACCGCGCTGGTCGAGCGCGACAGCACCGGACTGGAACTGGCGCGGCGCTTCGACCGGTCGATCGGTTACTTCTGGCCGGCGACCCACCAGCAGATCTACCGCGAACTCGACCGGATGCGGGCGGGCGACCTGATCCGCGAGGTCCCGACGGACGGCAAACCCGGCCGAGGCCAGCCCCGGCGGTTCACCATCACAGCCGACGGGCGCCGGCTGCTGCGCGGCTGGATCTCCGAGAGCGAGGATCCGGACGTGGTGCGGTCCAGTGTCTCCGTCCGCCTGCGCGCGGCCGCGGCGCTGGACGATCCCGACTCCGCACGTCCGGCGCTGGAACATCAACGCGTGTATCGGACGGCGTTGCTCGAGCAGTATCGGGCCATCGAGCAACGCGACTTCGCCGAGGCCCGGGGCGATGCGCGGAGCACCCTGCAGCACCTCGTGCTCCGGCTCGGCATCGTCCTGGAAGAGACGTGGTTGACCTGGCTGGACGACACGCTCGACACGATCGACCGGCTCGATACGACACCGGATACTTCCGACGACCGGAGCGGAACGCTGTCGCAGGCCGAGCACGATCACACGTCGGTGCCCGACCCGATCCACGGGTCGTGA
- a CDS encoding zinc-ribbon domain-containing protein, translating into MFLLFGFGTKRQNLGQGQNRTCPRCHNTTQWARMREFKQFTLFFVPVARWSRRQLEQCGICGTAVEI; encoded by the coding sequence ATGTTCCTTCTCTTCGGTTTCGGCACCAAGCGACAGAACCTCGGTCAAGGGCAGAACCGGACGTGCCCTCGCTGCCACAACACCACGCAGTGGGCCCGAATGCGGGAGTTCAAGCAGTTCACGTTGTTCTTCGTCCCGGTTGCACGCTGGAGCCGGCGGCAGCTGGAGCAGTGCGGGATCTGCGGTACGGCCGTGGAGATCTGA
- a CDS encoding MCE family protein, translating to MDRPSSRERLNYLVRGALAFAVGIGVAATMVLRGTGTFDRTDDIFVEVPSAVGLVNAGAPVRYLGVDVGRIASMEAGATESRVRLAIDVEVSRTIPSDVLARVVPRTFFGDIYVELVTTDPADGGAAQGGAATTEAAALADIDRIAVDTGPEAVAMYDVFTRMASVLEQMQPQEMAKALDALGRALDGNGETIGRTIDRLAATTDQLTPSLNGLIDVTPHFVTVMESLQSATPDMMGVLSAATEVSRAIVEHRDDLADSMGAATLLAASVDGFAGPRLDTMITVTDSLGTILATTGTNPDGLYATLANAETFGAAGARVFGSGRFDITAVPTFAGPLPYTAVDCPSYGSLTGANCNSPGNGTYSAAKPVIDAAAEAGPLQLLEQQLRGEPAAAPAEQDRAEPTGPHAAVTALLAPLFRGSEVRIP from the coding sequence GTGGATCGTCCCAGTTCACGTGAGCGACTGAACTATCTGGTTCGCGGTGCCCTGGCCTTCGCCGTCGGTATCGGGGTCGCGGCGACGATGGTGCTGCGTGGCACCGGCACCTTCGACCGGACCGACGACATCTTCGTCGAGGTGCCCTCCGCCGTGGGTCTGGTCAACGCCGGAGCGCCTGTCCGGTATCTCGGTGTCGACGTCGGCCGCATCGCCTCGATGGAGGCCGGCGCCACCGAATCGCGGGTGCGACTGGCGATCGACGTCGAGGTCTCCCGCACGATCCCGTCCGACGTCCTGGCCCGCGTGGTGCCCCGCACCTTCTTCGGCGACATCTACGTCGAGTTGGTCACCACCGATCCGGCCGATGGCGGTGCGGCCCAGGGCGGCGCCGCGACCACCGAAGCGGCGGCTCTCGCCGACATCGACAGGATCGCCGTCGACACCGGGCCCGAGGCCGTCGCGATGTACGACGTGTTCACCCGGATGGCGAGTGTGCTCGAACAGATGCAGCCGCAGGAGATGGCCAAGGCTCTCGACGCGCTCGGGCGCGCCCTGGACGGCAACGGCGAGACGATCGGACGCACCATCGACCGGCTCGCCGCGACCACCGACCAGCTCACTCCGTCGCTCAACGGGCTCATCGACGTGACACCGCACTTCGTCACGGTCATGGAATCCCTCCAGTCCGCGACCCCGGACATGATGGGCGTGCTCTCCGCCGCGACCGAAGTCTCCCGGGCCATCGTCGAACACCGCGACGACCTGGCCGACTCGATGGGTGCGGCCACCCTGCTCGCTGCCTCCGTCGACGGATTCGCCGGCCCCCGACTGGACACGATGATCACGGTCACCGACTCGCTCGGCACGATCCTCGCGACCACCGGCACCAACCCGGACGGCCTCTACGCCACCCTCGCGAACGCGGAGACCTTCGGCGCCGCGGGTGCCCGGGTCTTCGGCAGCGGCCGGTTCGACATCACCGCCGTCCCGACCTTCGCCGGCCCACTGCCCTACACCGCCGTGGATTGCCCGAGCTACGGGTCCCTCACCGGCGCGAACTGCAACAGCCCTGGTAACGGCACCTACAGTGCCGCGAAGCCGGTGATCGACGCGGCCGCCGAGGCCGGTCCCCTGCAACTTCTGGAACAGCAGCTACGCGGTGAGCCCGCCGCGGCGCCGGCCGAACAGGACAGGGCGGAACCGACCGGCCCACACGCCGCGGTCACGGCGCTGCTCGCCCCCCTCTTCCGCGGAAGCGAGGTACGGATTCCGTGA
- a CDS encoding 8-oxoguanine DNA glycosylase OGG fold protein → MHPYDQGFEPPQACSEWCRARSFDLQVLDEGVTVDLKWWNSHLERAGHEIHLRGRNLDGRIIDDGDAIIQRNDLRLDSELIEADHAGLGLLFLCAAWRSAHPRRRGARRFPDVRDVHAPKDRDRFAKIKGVLDYCAKTKSLPDTARQTWSGWPDTPGVGVPLLATYLWAVEVRTEAGPAQLLDQHAVSTLIHEGWLEDPSVADFTLRRYHRYVELLNMWASLITTRPEMVEMWLVDRWHARICEARDGSHATPRLF, encoded by the coding sequence ATGCATCCGTACGACCAGGGGTTCGAACCTCCGCAAGCGTGCTCGGAGTGGTGCCGGGCGCGCTCGTTCGACCTGCAGGTGCTCGACGAGGGCGTCACCGTCGACCTGAAGTGGTGGAACAGTCATCTCGAGCGTGCCGGGCACGAGATCCACCTCCGCGGACGGAATCTCGACGGACGGATCATCGATGACGGTGACGCGATCATCCAACGCAACGACCTTCGCCTCGACAGTGAACTGATCGAGGCCGACCACGCCGGACTCGGTCTGCTGTTCCTGTGTGCGGCCTGGCGAAGTGCACACCCGAGGCGACGCGGGGCCCGACGTTTCCCCGATGTCCGAGACGTACATGCCCCGAAGGACCGGGACAGGTTCGCCAAGATCAAAGGAGTCCTCGACTACTGCGCGAAGACCAAGTCACTGCCCGACACTGCTCGGCAGACCTGGTCCGGATGGCCGGACACCCCCGGGGTCGGCGTGCCACTGCTGGCGACCTACCTGTGGGCGGTCGAGGTCCGGACCGAGGCGGGGCCGGCGCAACTTCTCGATCAGCACGCGGTGTCGACGCTCATTCACGAAGGGTGGCTCGAGGATCCGTCGGTCGCCGATTTCACCCTGCGGCGCTACCACCGGTACGTCGAACTCCTCAACATGTGGGCGTCGTTGATCACCACGCGTCCGGAGATGGTGGAGATGTGGCTCGTCGACCGCTGGCACGCCCGTATCTGTGAAGCCCGGGACGGGTCGCACGCGACTCCGCGATTGTTCTGA
- a CDS encoding MlaE family ABC transporter permease → MSTDVRLQATRLAQPIRQTGDNLATLGMHVTFYCRTLASIPYALTRFRKHVVAQISEVSFGTQSLLSGGGTIGIVFAMSLAAAMMLGVETQRGLELVGMTTMSGMLSAVANTRELAPVVVAIALSAKVGVGFTAQIGAMRISDEIDALDSMAIKSIPFLSATRTIAAMVCVIPIYMIGLLASYLSTRLVVVVFNGASAGTYDYFFHLVLTPQDLLYSGIKAMVFAMVVSLVHCAYGYYASGGPAGVGAAAGRALRTAILSIGVLDVLLTFALWGLVPEIPGMGV, encoded by the coding sequence ATGAGCACCGATGTCCGTCTGCAGGCCACACGGCTCGCACAACCGATCCGGCAGACCGGCGACAACCTTGCCACACTCGGAATGCACGTCACCTTCTACTGCCGCACCCTGGCGTCGATTCCCTACGCGCTCACCAGATTCCGCAAGCACGTTGTCGCGCAGATCAGTGAGGTCAGCTTCGGCACGCAGTCGCTGCTCTCCGGCGGCGGCACGATCGGCATCGTCTTCGCGATGTCGCTCGCCGCGGCCATGATGCTCGGCGTCGAGACCCAGCGCGGACTCGAACTCGTCGGGATGACCACGATGTCGGGCATGCTCTCCGCGGTGGCCAACACCCGCGAACTGGCACCGGTCGTCGTCGCCATCGCGCTGTCGGCGAAGGTGGGCGTCGGCTTCACCGCCCAGATCGGGGCGATGCGCATCTCCGACGAGATCGATGCCCTCGACTCGATGGCCATCAAGTCGATCCCGTTCCTGTCCGCCACCCGCACCATCGCCGCGATGGTCTGCGTGATCCCGATCTACATGATCGGCCTACTGGCCAGCTACCTGTCCACCCGACTGGTCGTGGTGGTGTTCAACGGTGCATCCGCCGGTACCTACGACTATTTCTTCCACCTCGTGCTCACCCCGCAGGACCTGCTGTACTCCGGAATCAAGGCCATGGTCTTCGCGATGGTCGTCAGCCTGGTGCACTGCGCTTACGGCTATTACGCCTCGGGCGGACCCGCCGGCGTGGGTGCCGCTGCGGGGCGGGCGCTGCGCACGGCGATCCTGTCCATCGGTGTGCTCGACGTGCTCCTGACCTTCGCGCTGTGGGGACTGGTTCCCGAAATTCCTGGTATGGGGGTGTGA
- a CDS encoding crotonase/enoyl-CoA hydratase family protein, with protein MSEQRVQIEIDEFGVATVTLNRAEKHNALDPAMFDAIVDATEQLATDRTVRAVVLHGAGKSFCSGLDITGLGDRNGIVPRDLLAREGGRIAGHGQRVAYGWSRVPAPVIAAITGNCFGGGLQIALGADIRFATPDARLSIMEVKWGLVPDMGITQSLPRLVGLDVAKELTFTGRIVSGTEADALGLVTHVSDDPLAAAQELAHEIAGKSPHAVQAAKRLYEETWTGSDAESALLLESTLQVELMGSPNQIEAVTARMAERPPAFADPD; from the coding sequence ATGAGCGAGCAGAGAGTGCAGATCGAGATCGACGAGTTCGGTGTCGCAACCGTGACCTTGAACCGCGCCGAGAAGCACAACGCGCTCGATCCGGCGATGTTCGATGCGATCGTCGACGCCACCGAGCAGCTCGCGACCGACCGCACGGTACGCGCCGTGGTGCTCCACGGGGCGGGCAAGAGTTTCTGCTCCGGACTCGACATCACCGGTCTCGGCGACAGGAACGGCATCGTCCCGCGAGACCTTCTTGCACGGGAGGGCGGTCGGATCGCCGGCCACGGCCAACGCGTGGCCTACGGCTGGTCCAGGGTTCCCGCTCCGGTGATCGCCGCGATCACCGGCAATTGCTTCGGCGGCGGCCTGCAGATCGCCCTCGGCGCCGACATCCGCTTCGCGACGCCCGACGCACGACTGTCGATCATGGAAGTGAAGTGGGGCCTCGTCCCCGATATGGGGATAACCCAGAGCCTGCCGCGGCTCGTCGGCCTGGACGTCGCGAAGGAACTCACCTTCACCGGACGCATCGTTTCCGGCACCGAGGCCGACGCCCTCGGTCTCGTCACCCATGTCTCCGACGATCCGCTGGCCGCGGCGCAGGAGCTGGCCCACGAAATCGCCGGCAAGTCGCCGCACGCCGTACAGGCGGCCAAACGCCTGTACGAAGAGACGTGGACCGGCTCCGATGCGGAGTCCGCGCTGTTGCTCGAAAGCACACTGCAGGTCGAGCTGATGGGATCGCCCAATCAGATCGAGGCCGTCACCGCGCGCATGGCCGAGCGGCCCCCCGCCTTCGCCGATCCCGACTGA
- a CDS encoding TetR/AcrR family transcriptional regulator, which yields MRRTRVVGKTSPEPGRRTRPKDRRARIAAVAAVAFAERGYHGVSVEDIATEVGVTKSALYRHFPGKYALFLNSALMLIESLEGALDSVPDDPACDPRETLRAQVSAIVAVTVEQRRSAGIYRWERRYLRKEDRPAIRERSWAVNARIRRTLQRNRPDLPDDDAFVLVAAMLSTIGSITVHNLTLPPRYMEQLLLDACTALAETRFSHAPAPPRPAVGTDRRGQDNMRENLLRSAIVLFHQRGYNEVAVEDIAATVGLPASGIYRYFVSKADILAAAFHRAADRLETAVAAGTATTSDPEDALRSLVSIYVDLSFSQRELMSVYFAELVNVPEASRADLRLRQRANVEQWSSHLQAICEDLSAADARFLMYAAINLVPDLGVLLGTSAAQQQVENIHRCMLAVLLSRSARGVDHDEDTPYTPPLGSTH from the coding sequence GTGAGGCGAACACGCGTGGTCGGCAAGACGTCCCCGGAACCCGGACGACGAACCCGCCCGAAGGATCGTCGTGCACGGATCGCTGCCGTCGCAGCCGTCGCCTTCGCCGAGCGCGGCTACCACGGCGTCAGTGTCGAGGACATCGCCACCGAGGTCGGTGTAACGAAATCCGCGTTGTACCGGCACTTTCCGGGGAAGTATGCACTGTTCCTGAACTCGGCGCTCATGTTGATCGAATCCCTCGAAGGCGCGCTCGACTCCGTGCCCGACGATCCCGCGTGCGATCCACGCGAGACCCTCCGCGCCCAGGTGTCCGCGATCGTCGCGGTGACCGTCGAGCAGCGTCGCTCGGCCGGGATCTACCGATGGGAACGCCGATATCTCCGGAAGGAGGACCGGCCCGCCATCCGGGAACGGTCCTGGGCGGTCAATGCCCGCATCCGTCGCACACTGCAGCGGAACCGGCCGGATCTGCCCGACGACGACGCGTTCGTGCTCGTCGCGGCGATGCTCAGTACCATCGGCAGTATCACCGTGCACAATCTGACGCTGCCCCCGCGGTACATGGAGCAACTGCTGCTCGATGCGTGCACCGCGCTCGCCGAGACACGGTTCTCCCATGCTCCCGCCCCGCCGAGGCCTGCCGTCGGCACGGATCGTCGCGGGCAGGACAACATGCGGGAGAACCTGCTGCGCTCGGCGATCGTGTTGTTCCACCAACGGGGCTACAACGAGGTCGCGGTCGAGGATATCGCTGCCACGGTCGGCCTTCCCGCCTCCGGGATCTACCGTTATTTCGTGTCGAAGGCCGACATCCTTGCTGCGGCCTTCCACCGAGCCGCCGATCGACTCGAGACAGCCGTGGCTGCCGGGACGGCCACGACGTCCGATCCGGAGGATGCGCTGCGGTCACTGGTCTCGATCTACGTCGACCTGTCGTTCTCCCAACGGGAACTGATGTCGGTGTACTTCGCCGAGCTCGTCAACGTCCCCGAGGCGTCCCGCGCCGATCTTCGACTGCGCCAGCGCGCCAATGTGGAGCAGTGGTCGTCCCACCTGCAGGCGATCTGCGAGGACCTGTCCGCGGCGGATGCCCGTTTCCTCATGTACGCGGCGATCAACCTGGTGCCGGACCTCGGGGTCCTGCTGGGCACGTCCGCGGCGCAACAGCAGGTGGAGAACATCCACCGGTGCATGCTCGCAGTGTTGCTGAGCCGCTCCGCTCGTGGAGTCGACCACGATGAGGACACCCCGTACACGCCGCCGCTGGGATCCACACACTGA
- a CDS encoding MlaE family ABC transporter permease, with amino-acid sequence MTYELPNSRGPVKDVATEGGYLIGFAVQSLVVLAAAVLRRRLSLHETVTQTLFIGRVCTGPSLLLMVPVGVFIAVSVGELAGRIGAGGYSGAVVAFIIVGQASALVCALMLAGVAGSAICTDLGSRKIREEIDAMEVMGLDILERLVAPRLVGAVVVSLALCSMVTVGGVAACWLYHIYVQHLPAGTFMATFAEYGRPADFVMALVKSAVFGLLAALVATFKGLHTKGGPRGVADAVNEAVVIAFALVFIVNTALSALYTVIVPAVGEFR; translated from the coding sequence ATGACCTACGAGTTGCCGAACTCGCGTGGCCCCGTCAAGGACGTCGCGACGGAAGGTGGCTATCTCATCGGCTTCGCCGTCCAATCGCTGGTGGTCCTCGCGGCCGCGGTGCTCCGGAGGCGACTTTCGTTGCACGAGACGGTCACTCAGACACTCTTCATCGGAAGGGTGTGCACCGGGCCGTCCCTGCTGCTGATGGTCCCGGTGGGAGTGTTCATCGCGGTGTCCGTCGGCGAACTCGCCGGCCGGATCGGTGCGGGTGGTTACTCGGGCGCCGTCGTCGCGTTCATCATCGTCGGCCAGGCCTCGGCCCTGGTCTGTGCGCTCATGCTCGCCGGTGTGGCCGGCTCGGCGATCTGTACCGACCTCGGCTCACGCAAGATCCGCGAGGAGATCGACGCCATGGAGGTGATGGGTCTCGACATCCTCGAGCGTCTCGTCGCTCCGCGGTTGGTCGGTGCCGTCGTCGTGTCGTTGGCGCTGTGCTCGATGGTCACCGTCGGTGGTGTCGCCGCGTGCTGGCTCTATCACATCTACGTGCAACATCTGCCTGCCGGCACATTCATGGCGACCTTCGCCGAATACGGCCGTCCAGCCGACTTCGTCATGGCCCTCGTGAAATCCGCGGTCTTCGGGTTGCTCGCCGCCCTGGTCGCGACGTTCAAAGGTCTGCACACCAAGGGTGGGCCGCGGGGCGTGGCCGACGCGGTGAACGAAGCCGTCGTCATCGCCTTCGCGCTCGTGTTCATCGTCAACACCGCACTGTCGGCGCTGTACACGGTGATCGTCCCGGCAGTGGGTGAGTTCCGATGA
- the gvpJ gene encoding gas vesicle protein GvpJ, translated as MARPNSSGLADVIDTILDKGLVIDAFVRVSLVGIEIVTIDARIVVASVDTYLRFAQAVDRLEISQTQPKGVPEIVGGIGGKAVESAAKHKTHSALDSAAEKVLGFLDDVSEKRQETPRNKR; from the coding sequence ATGGCGCGGCCGAACTCGTCCGGCCTGGCAGACGTCATCGACACCATTCTGGACAAAGGCCTCGTGATCGACGCGTTCGTGCGGGTGTCGCTCGTCGGAATCGAGATCGTGACCATCGATGCCCGCATCGTGGTCGCCAGCGTGGACACCTACCTTCGGTTCGCGCAGGCCGTCGACAGACTGGAGATCTCGCAGACCCAGCCGAAAGGTGTGCCCGAGATCGTCGGTGGTATCGGCGGGAAGGCCGTGGAGAGCGCCGCCAAGCACAAGACCCACAGCGCCCTGGACTCCGCTGCCGAGAAGGTGCTCGGGTTCCTCGACGACGTGTCGGAGAAGCGCCAGGAAACTCCGCGGAACAAACGGTAG
- a CDS encoding NAD(P)H-dependent flavin oxidoreductase, translating into MTLPPILSGPLSVPLVASPMFIASGPELVSAQCQAGVIGSFPALNARPQSTLADWLQQITESNADYATRHPEQYVAPFAVNQIVHRSNERLEQDLEVIVEHRVPIVITSLGAREEVNEAVHSYGGIVLHDVISNEFARKAIDKGADGIVAVAAGAGGHAGVQSPFALLQEIRRWFDGPLLLSGSIAHGRSILAAQAAGADLAYAGTAFLATGEARNPDAYKHMIVDSTAKDIVYSNLFTGVHGNYLRGSIAAAGLDPDNLPESDPSAMNFGSGGSTDAKAWRDIWGAGQGIGAIESVVDVRELVQRLRDEYEQAWTSLERRRVVAIDAG; encoded by the coding sequence ATGACGCTGCCACCGATCCTGTCCGGCCCACTGAGCGTGCCCCTGGTCGCTTCCCCGATGTTCATCGCATCGGGGCCGGAACTGGTGTCCGCCCAATGCCAGGCCGGTGTCATCGGATCGTTCCCGGCACTCAACGCCCGCCCCCAGTCGACGCTCGCCGACTGGCTGCAGCAGATCACCGAGAGCAACGCCGACTACGCCACACGCCATCCCGAGCAGTACGTCGCGCCGTTCGCCGTCAACCAGATCGTGCACCGCTCCAACGAGCGGCTCGAGCAAGACCTCGAGGTCATCGTCGAGCACCGGGTGCCGATCGTGATCACCTCCTTGGGGGCGCGGGAGGAGGTCAACGAGGCCGTGCATTCCTACGGCGGCATCGTTCTCCACGACGTGATCTCCAACGAGTTCGCCCGGAAGGCGATCGACAAGGGCGCGGACGGAATCGTCGCCGTCGCCGCGGGAGCAGGAGGACACGCCGGTGTGCAGTCGCCGTTCGCGTTGCTCCAGGAAATCCGCCGGTGGTTCGACGGCCCCCTGCTGCTGTCGGGATCCATCGCGCACGGCCGCTCCATCCTCGCCGCGCAGGCAGCCGGCGCCGACCTCGCGTACGCAGGCACGGCGTTCCTCGCGACCGGAGAAGCCCGCAACCCCGATGCCTACAAGCACATGATTGTCGACAGCACCGCCAAGGACATCGTCTACAGCAACCTGTTCACCGGCGTGCACGGTAACTACCTGCGAGGAAGCATCGCCGCCGCCGGCCTCGACCCCGACAACCTCCCCGAGTCGGATCCTTCCGCGATGAACTTCGGCTCCGGTGGCAGCACCGACGCCAAGGCCTGGCGCGACATCTGGGGAGCAGGTCAGGGCATCGGTGCGATCGAGTCCGTCGTCGACGTCCGCGAGCTCGTCCAGCGGCTCCGGGACGAATACGAGCAGGCCTGGACCTCGCTCGAACGTCGTCGGGTCGTCGCGATCGACGCCGGATAG
- a CDS encoding macrolide 2'-phosphotransferase encodes MSLFDVTDALSLATRHDLHLSADGVTVNEAGLDYRVVIAPDDTGQQWVLRIPRRPDVAATTADELRILDLVGPVLAEDGIAVPRWEIHTSDLIAYRALPGAPGLTLNDAAEPVWHMDPADPGYAERLGRLLARLHSIDAERAGAAGVEVRTPDRARQAWQDDIARVCDAFTVASTLGDAWKVWLDDDSCWPDYTVMTHGEIYPAHVLLDEDGVVTGVLDWTTARVDDPARDLASQYGAAGEDMLRVTLAAYGAAGGRVHDGMAAQAKYLWEAAPIGYALFALSTGEEPDLATAAAMLDPQD; translated from the coding sequence ATGAGCCTCTTCGACGTCACCGACGCCCTCTCGCTCGCCACCCGGCACGACCTGCACCTCTCGGCGGACGGCGTGACGGTGAACGAAGCCGGACTTGATTACCGCGTCGTCATCGCCCCCGACGACACCGGGCAACAGTGGGTCCTGCGCATCCCGCGCCGACCCGACGTCGCGGCGACAACGGCCGACGAATTGCGGATCCTCGATCTGGTCGGGCCCGTCCTCGCCGAGGACGGCATCGCGGTGCCCCGCTGGGAGATCCACACTTCTGATCTCATCGCCTACCGCGCTCTGCCCGGCGCGCCGGGACTCACCCTGAACGACGCCGCTGAACCCGTCTGGCACATGGACCCCGCCGACCCCGGCTACGCCGAGCGGCTGGGACGGCTGCTGGCACGTCTGCACTCGATCGACGCGGAACGCGCAGGTGCGGCCGGAGTCGAAGTGCGCACCCCCGACCGGGCACGCCAGGCATGGCAGGACGACATCGCGCGGGTGTGTGACGCTTTCACCGTCGCGTCTACTCTCGGCGACGCATGGAAGGTCTGGCTCGACGACGACAGTTGCTGGCCCGACTACACGGTCATGACACACGGTGAGATCTATCCCGCGCATGTCCTGCTCGACGAGGACGGTGTCGTCACGGGTGTTCTGGATTGGACCACGGCACGCGTGGACGATCCCGCGCGCGACCTTGCGAGCCAGTACGGGGCTGCGGGGGAGGACATGCTCCGGGTCACCCTCGCGGCTTACGGAGCAGCGGGCGGACGCGTCCACGACGGGATGGCGGCCCAGGCGAAGTACCTGTGGGAGGCTGCTCCCATCGGGTACGCCCTCTTCGCATTGAGCACCGGAGAGGAACCCGACCTCGCAACAGCAGCGGCGATGCTCGATCCGCAGGACTGA
- a CDS encoding Hsp70 family protein, with the protein MTTVLGVSVGASAVRFARRDTGSLDSPVFRSRSMPALLDRPAEMAAESIETMIAETDEIEQVRAIGVAYQNETQADFVQGAMSRLDIDNFRLVPEVTAALEMLETTGDLGDHETLVFYDLGSSGLTVTVVDRGIRIALSTARSDGISGDLVDRLIYDHHVELQRFAEPADMAAQRALTARCRDAKEQLSSKDAVCMPGEGGLLLLSQDSFDSLIDGPVKASARLTLDVIRRSGRTPDAAVLIGGGANIPLVTAVMESWLDIPVIVPPQPELVAAEGAALLARPATAESAETAEFAATPAFTETAQFAPQVLAPDAPTESFVAADIRQEMRAPAQPRNRRRLLLAGGAVVVAAAIGLGVDLLQGSGREPQPTATQQEMQVPPAQPAAEPRPTTTTDAATSSEVRPTVVDEQSTVTDRSESRTTYQPQTQTSPQAPISTGAQEDAAVDTPVPSLEPAPAPMVPGLPGFELPTLPQPPQIQLPQLPRIPGF; encoded by the coding sequence ATGACTACAGTTCTCGGTGTCTCGGTCGGTGCCAGCGCGGTGCGCTTTGCGCGCCGTGACACCGGGAGCCTCGACAGCCCCGTCTTCCGATCCCGCTCGATGCCCGCCCTGCTCGACCGGCCGGCCGAGATGGCCGCGGAGTCCATCGAAACGATGATCGCAGAGACCGACGAGATCGAGCAGGTGCGTGCCATCGGCGTCGCGTACCAGAACGAGACGCAGGCCGATTTCGTCCAGGGTGCGATGAGCCGCCTGGACATCGACAACTTCCGACTCGTCCCGGAAGTGACCGCTGCGCTCGAAATGCTGGAAACCACGGGCGATCTCGGCGACCACGAGACACTCGTGTTCTACGACCTCGGCAGCTCGGGCCTTACCGTCACGGTCGTCGACCGGGGCATCCGCATCGCGTTGAGCACGGCCCGCTCGGACGGGATCAGCGGCGACCTCGTCGACCGGTTGATCTACGACCACCACGTCGAACTCCAGCGCTTCGCCGAGCCGGCCGACATGGCCGCGCAGCGGGCGCTCACCGCCCGCTGCAGAGACGCGAAGGAGCAGCTGTCCTCGAAGGATGCGGTGTGCATGCCGGGTGAGGGTGGTCTGCTGCTGCTCTCTCAGGACAGCTTCGATTCGCTCATCGACGGACCCGTGAAGGCCTCGGCCCGCCTCACCCTCGACGTGATCCGTCGCTCGGGACGCACACCCGACGCCGCGGTGCTCATCGGGGGTGGCGCGAACATTCCGCTGGTCACCGCAGTGATGGAGTCGTGGCTCGACATTCCGGTCATCGTGCCCCCGCAGCCCGAACTCGTGGCGGCGGAGGGAGCGGCGCTGCTCGCCCGCCCGGCAACCGCGGAGTCCGCCGAGACCGCGGAGTTCGCCGCGACGCCTGCGTTCACCGAGACGGCACAGTTCGCCCCGCAGGTCCTCGCGCCGGATGCGCCCACCGAGAGTTTCGTTGCCGCCGACATCCGGCAGGAGATGAGGGCGCCCGCGCAGCCGCGGAACCGTCGGCGCCTCCTGCTGGCGGGCGGGGCTGTCGTCGTCGCCGCGGCGATCGGCCTGGGTGTCGACCTGCTGCAGGGTTCCGGACGCGAGCCACAACCGACCGCGACGCAACAGGAGATGCAGGTGCCGCCGGCCCAGCCGGCAGCGGAGCCACGTCCCACGACAACCACGGACGCCGCCACCTCATCGGAAGTCAGGCCCACGGTGGTGGACGAGCAGTCGACGGTCACGGACCGGAGCGAGTCCCGCACCACTTACCAGCCGCAGACGCAAACCTCCCCGCAGGCGCCCATCTCCACCGGGGCGCAGGAGGACGCGGCGGTCGACACCCCCGTGCCGTCACTCGAACCGGCGCCGGCCCCGATGGTCCCCGGACTCCCCGGGTTCGAGCTGCCGACGCTGCCGCAGCCCCCGCAGATCCAGCTCCCGCAGCTGCCCCGCATTCCCGGGTTCTGA